A window of the Microvirga terrae genome harbors these coding sequences:
- a CDS encoding isovaleryl-CoA dehydrogenase has translation MHAFETHDVLNQPPPFSDVNLIAANQPLLDALKASGLDTEGERLLEFGGTWGSAERLDIGRLANENPPKLRTHDSRGYRIDAVEFHPAYHLLMRASMEDGLHASTWDEPGTSHAHVARAARLYTAAGVESGHVCPITMTHASVGALAASPNRLAEWLPKIRSRVYDSRFIPFWEKDAVTLGMGMTEKQGGTDVRANTTRAAPKAGDEYELTGHKWFMSAPMCDAFLMLAQAPGGLTCFLVPRFRPDGSLNALRLQRLKDKLGNRSNASSEVEFREAFGWRIGEEGRGVRTIIEMVQLTRLDCAVASAGLIRMGLALAAHHVRHRKVFQKRLIDQPAMRMVLADLALESEAMTALALRAAGSFDLQQADGHEAAFARVVTPAAKFGICKAAPRLLYEAMECLGGNGYVEESALSRLYREAPVNAIWEGSGNVIALDILRAENREPEVAASVLERLMNDAGDLPGASDAARDIVLALQSTDPEAKARFVAERLFVLAAAAALTRSAPSQIVEAYALTRLAAPSRTIGANDIGGAANPLLERAFVAI, from the coding sequence ATGCATGCGTTCGAGACCCACGACGTTCTCAATCAGCCACCGCCCTTCAGTGACGTGAACCTGATCGCCGCCAACCAGCCCCTGCTCGATGCCTTGAAGGCGAGTGGCCTCGACACCGAGGGAGAACGGCTCCTTGAATTCGGCGGGACCTGGGGATCCGCCGAGCGGCTCGATATCGGCCGTCTCGCCAATGAGAACCCGCCCAAGCTGCGCACGCACGATTCGCGTGGCTACCGGATCGACGCGGTGGAATTCCACCCGGCCTACCATCTGCTCATGCGGGCCAGCATGGAGGATGGCCTTCACGCCTCGACCTGGGACGAGCCCGGGACAAGCCACGCCCACGTGGCGAGGGCGGCCCGGCTCTACACGGCGGCAGGCGTCGAGAGCGGACATGTCTGCCCCATCACCATGACCCATGCCTCGGTGGGGGCGCTTGCAGCCTCGCCGAACCGGCTTGCGGAGTGGCTGCCGAAAATCCGCTCACGAGTCTACGATTCCCGCTTCATCCCCTTCTGGGAGAAGGATGCCGTCACGCTCGGCATGGGCATGACCGAGAAGCAGGGCGGCACCGACGTCCGGGCGAACACGACTCGGGCTGCGCCCAAGGCCGGGGACGAATACGAGCTGACGGGTCACAAGTGGTTCATGTCGGCCCCCATGTGCGACGCCTTCCTCATGCTCGCCCAGGCGCCCGGCGGGCTCACCTGCTTCCTCGTTCCCCGCTTCAGGCCCGACGGTTCGCTCAACGCCCTGCGGCTGCAGCGGCTGAAGGACAAGCTCGGAAACCGCTCGAACGCCTCCTCGGAGGTCGAGTTCCGGGAGGCCTTCGGCTGGCGGATCGGCGAGGAAGGTCGCGGGGTGCGCACCATCATCGAGATGGTGCAGCTGACCCGGCTCGACTGCGCCGTGGCCTCGGCCGGGCTCATCCGGATGGGACTGGCGCTCGCCGCCCATCACGTCCGGCACCGCAAGGTGTTCCAGAAGCGGCTTATCGACCAGCCGGCCATGCGGATGGTGCTCGCCGACCTCGCACTGGAGAGCGAGGCCATGACGGCCCTTGCCCTGCGGGCGGCCGGCAGCTTCGACCTTCAGCAGGCGGATGGTCACGAAGCCGCCTTTGCCCGCGTTGTGACCCCGGCGGCCAAGTTCGGCATCTGCAAGGCCGCCCCGCGCCTCCTCTACGAGGCCATGGAGTGCCTCGGCGGCAACGGCTATGTGGAGGAGAGCGCCCTGTCGCGGCTCTACCGGGAGGCGCCGGTGAACGCGATCTGGGAAGGCTCGGGCAACGTGATCGCCCTTGATATCCTCCGCGCCGAGAACCGGGAGCCGGAGGTTGCTGCCTCTGTGCTGGAGCGCCTGATGAACGATGCCGGCGACCTTCCGGGCGCCTCGGATGCGGCCCGTGACATCGTCCTGGCTCTGCAATCCACCGACCCGGAGGCGAAGGCCAGATTCGTGGCCGAGCGGCTTTTCGTCCTTGCTGCCGCCGCGGCCCTGACCCGGTCTGCTCCGTCCCAGATAGTCGAGGCTTATGCCCTCACCCGCTTGGCCGCCCCGTCGCGAACGATCGGGGCCAACGACATCGGAGGAGCGGCGAATCCCTTGCTGGAGCGGGCATTCGTGGCCATATAG
- the parE gene encoding DNA topoisomerase IV subunit B, producing MTDNDDLFGGASAKRAAPASARNAAVKVSRPAPQQGTPGEAGYDASAIEVLEGLEPVRRRPGMYIGGTDEKALHHLFAEVIDNSMDEAVAGHASFIEVELEEGGWLSVTDNGRGIPVDPHPKFPKKSALEVIMTTLHAGGKFDSKVYETSGGLHGVGVSVVNALSEILEVEVARGQTLYRQIFARGLPQGKLETVGRVLNRRGTKVRFKPDWQIFGKEAHFQPRRLFKMARSKAYLFGGVEIRWKCAPSLIEGVENVPAEATFKFPNGLKDYLLHDIEGKDLVTDQIFAGKITKPGSHGSLEWAVAWMTNEDGFSTSYCNTVPTPEGGTHENGLRIALLRALREHAERVGQSKRMAAVTTDDVMATCASMLSVFIREPEFQGQTKDKLATVEAGRIVENAIRDTFDHWLAAAPQQANKLLDWVIDRAEERLRRRQEKEVARKTATRKLRLPGKLADCSNAGAKGSELFIVEGDSAGGSAKQARDRATQAVLPLRGKILNVASAGREKLHQNQQLSDLVQALGCGTGSHYKSTDLRYEKVVIMTDADVDGAHIASLLITFFYRQMPKLIDDGHLYLAVPPLYRLTQGSKSAYARDDADREKLMKTVFKGNGKVEIGRFKGLGEMLPAQLKETTMDPKKRLLLKVIVEADDKPEASDAVERLMGNKPEARFAFIQERAAFADEADLDI from the coding sequence ATGACAGACAACGACGATCTCTTCGGAGGCGCGAGCGCCAAGCGCGCCGCGCCTGCCTCGGCCCGCAACGCCGCCGTGAAGGTGTCCCGGCCAGCGCCCCAGCAGGGCACTCCGGGGGAAGCCGGCTATGACGCTTCGGCCATTGAGGTGCTGGAGGGGCTCGAGCCCGTCCGCCGCCGTCCCGGCATGTATATCGGCGGAACGGACGAGAAGGCCCTGCACCACCTCTTCGCCGAGGTGATCGACAACTCCATGGACGAAGCGGTCGCCGGACACGCGAGCTTCATCGAGGTGGAGCTGGAGGAAGGCGGCTGGCTGTCGGTAACCGACAACGGGCGCGGCATCCCGGTTGACCCGCACCCCAAATTCCCGAAGAAATCCGCTCTCGAAGTCATCATGACCACCCTCCACGCGGGTGGCAAGTTTGACTCGAAGGTCTACGAGACCTCGGGCGGCCTGCACGGCGTCGGCGTGTCGGTGGTCAATGCCCTGTCCGAGATCCTCGAGGTCGAGGTGGCGCGCGGCCAGACCCTGTACCGCCAGATCTTCGCCCGCGGCCTTCCCCAGGGCAAGCTCGAGACGGTAGGCCGCGTGCTCAACCGGCGCGGCACCAAAGTGCGCTTCAAGCCCGATTGGCAGATCTTCGGCAAGGAGGCGCATTTCCAGCCCCGCCGCCTGTTCAAGATGGCCCGGTCCAAGGCCTATCTCTTCGGCGGTGTCGAGATCCGGTGGAAATGCGCCCCATCCCTGATCGAAGGCGTGGAGAACGTTCCCGCGGAAGCCACCTTCAAGTTCCCGAACGGCCTGAAGGACTACCTGCTCCACGACATCGAGGGCAAGGACCTGGTCACCGATCAGATCTTCGCCGGCAAGATCACCAAGCCCGGCAGCCATGGCTCGCTGGAATGGGCCGTCGCCTGGATGACCAACGAGGACGGGTTCTCGACCTCCTACTGCAACACCGTCCCGACGCCTGAGGGTGGCACTCACGAGAATGGACTGCGGATCGCCCTCCTGCGTGCCCTGCGCGAGCACGCGGAGCGCGTCGGCCAGTCCAAGCGCATGGCGGCAGTGACGACCGACGACGTGATGGCCACCTGCGCGTCCATGCTGTCGGTCTTCATTCGCGAGCCCGAATTCCAGGGCCAGACCAAGGACAAGCTCGCGACCGTCGAGGCGGGGCGCATCGTCGAGAACGCGATCCGCGACACCTTCGACCATTGGCTCGCGGCAGCCCCGCAACAGGCGAACAAGCTGCTCGACTGGGTCATCGATCGGGCGGAGGAGCGTCTGCGCCGCCGCCAGGAGAAGGAAGTCGCCCGCAAGACCGCGACCCGCAAGCTGCGCCTGCCGGGCAAGCTCGCGGATTGCTCCAATGCCGGCGCCAAGGGCTCCGAGCTGTTCATCGTCGAGGGCGATTCGGCCGGCGGCTCCGCCAAGCAGGCCCGCGACCGTGCCACCCAGGCGGTGCTCCCGCTAAGGGGAAAGATCCTGAACGTGGCCTCGGCCGGGCGGGAGAAGTTGCACCAAAACCAGCAGCTCTCCGATCTCGTGCAGGCTCTGGGCTGCGGGACGGGCTCCCACTACAAGTCCACCGACCTGCGCTACGAGAAGGTCGTCATCATGACCGACGCGGACGTGGACGGCGCCCATATCGCGTCCCTGCTGATCACCTTCTTCTACCGCCAGATGCCGAAGCTCATTGACGATGGGCATCTGTACCTGGCCGTCCCGCCCCTGTACCGGCTGACCCAGGGCTCGAAATCGGCCTATGCTCGGGACGACGCGGACCGGGAAAAGCTGATGAAGACGGTGTTCAAGGGCAACGGCAAGGTCGAAATCGGCCGCTTCAAGGGCCTCGGCGAAATGCTGCCGGCTCAGCTCAAGGAAACCACCATGGACCCGAAGAAGCGCCTGCTGCTGAAGGTCATCGTGGAGGCGGACGACAAGCCTGAGGCCAGCGACGCGGTGGAGCGCCTGATGGGCAACAAGCCCGAAGCCCGCTTCGCCTTCATCCAGGAACGCGCCGCCTTCGCCGACGAGGCCGATCTGGATATTTAG
- the topA gene encoding type I DNA topoisomerase, with amino-acid sequence MKVLVVESPAKAKTINKYLGKDYEVLASFGHIRDLPAKDGSVDPDADFRMIWTLEDRGSKRVSDIAKAIKGAEKLILATDPDREGEAISWHVLEALREKRVLKDLPVERVTFNAITKDAVQAALRQPREIDQALVDAYLARRALDYLVGFTLSPVLWRKLPGARSAGRVQSVALRLVCDRELEIETFKPREYWSLIATLATKDGGVFDARLVGADGKKIQRLDIGNGKDAEAFKKDLELATFSVANIEAKPAKRHPYPPFTTSTLQQEASRKLGLAPAQTMRIAQRLYEGVDIGGETVGLITYMRTDGVDMAPEAVQAARRVIGKEYGDRYVPSVPRKYTTKAKNAQEAHEAIRPTDMGRLPKAVAKYLEPEQARLYDLIWTRTVASQMESAELERTTAEIAARVGPRKLDLRATGQVIKFDGFLTLYNESKDDEGDEDEGRLPPMTAGDPLERRRINASQHFTEPPPRYSEASLVKRMEELGIGRPSTYAAVLQTLRDREYVRIEKKRLVPEDKGRIVTAFLESFFRRYVEYDFTADLEEQLDRISNSEIDWKQVLRDFWRDFSAAIGGTKELRTTEVLDALNELLGPHIFPDKGDGSNPRTCPTCGTGQLSLKLGKFGAFIGCSNYPECKYTRQLAANGVEGEGDGSSENGGQPGVKVLGTDPETGLEVTLRDGRFGPFVQLGEGEKPKRSSLPKGLSPALVELEKALKLLALPRQVATHPESGEPILASIGRYGPYVQHGKIYANLGPSDDVLEIGANRAIDLIVTKESGGGGARRGAADPGRALGDDPESGKPIVVKAGRFGPYVTDGETNATLPRTMAQEAVTLDEAVELLKARRAAGPSKKAARGRKAPAKKVAAKAPAAKKAAPKTAAKKAAAKKPVAKKAPAKKTAKAG; translated from the coding sequence ATGAAAGTCCTCGTCGTCGAGTCGCCTGCGAAGGCCAAGACGATCAACAAATATCTCGGCAAGGATTACGAGGTCCTGGCCTCCTTCGGGCATATCCGCGATCTGCCCGCCAAGGATGGCTCGGTCGACCCGGATGCCGATTTTCGCATGATCTGGACGCTCGAGGACCGGGGCTCGAAGCGGGTCTCCGATATTGCCAAGGCGATCAAGGGCGCCGAGAAGCTCATCCTGGCCACCGACCCGGATCGCGAGGGCGAGGCGATATCCTGGCACGTCCTGGAAGCTCTGCGCGAGAAGCGCGTCCTCAAGGACCTGCCCGTCGAGCGGGTGACCTTCAACGCCATCACCAAGGACGCCGTTCAGGCCGCCCTGCGTCAGCCGCGGGAGATCGACCAGGCGCTCGTCGACGCCTATCTGGCCCGCCGGGCGCTGGACTACCTCGTGGGCTTCACCCTCTCGCCGGTTCTCTGGCGCAAGCTGCCGGGCGCCCGCTCGGCCGGCCGCGTCCAGTCGGTGGCTCTGCGCCTGGTCTGCGACCGGGAACTCGAGATCGAGACCTTCAAGCCCAGGGAATACTGGTCGTTGATCGCCACGCTCGCCACGAAAGACGGCGGGGTGTTCGACGCGCGGCTCGTCGGCGCCGACGGCAAGAAGATCCAGCGCCTCGACATCGGCAACGGCAAGGACGCGGAAGCCTTCAAGAAGGACCTAGAGCTGGCGACCTTCTCGGTGGCCAACATCGAGGCCAAGCCGGCCAAGCGCCATCCTTATCCGCCCTTCACCACCTCGACCCTGCAGCAGGAGGCCTCGCGCAAGCTCGGCCTCGCCCCGGCCCAGACCATGCGCATCGCGCAGCGTCTCTACGAGGGCGTCGATATCGGCGGTGAGACGGTCGGCCTCATCACCTATATGCGAACGGATGGCGTCGACATGGCGCCGGAGGCCGTGCAGGCCGCCCGCCGGGTGATCGGCAAGGAGTACGGCGACCGCTACGTGCCATCCGTGCCCCGCAAGTACACGACCAAGGCCAAGAACGCCCAGGAGGCCCACGAGGCCATCAGGCCGACGGACATGGGCCGTCTGCCGAAGGCCGTGGCCAAGTATCTGGAGCCGGAGCAGGCCCGCCTCTACGATCTGATCTGGACCCGCACCGTGGCGAGCCAGATGGAATCGGCCGAACTCGAGCGGACCACGGCCGAGATCGCCGCCCGGGTCGGTCCGCGCAAGCTCGACCTTCGCGCCACCGGCCAAGTGATCAAGTTCGACGGCTTCCTCACCCTCTACAATGAGAGCAAGGACGACGAAGGCGACGAGGACGAGGGACGTCTGCCCCCGATGACGGCCGGAGATCCGCTGGAGCGCCGCCGCATCAACGCCTCCCAGCACTTCACCGAGCCGCCGCCCCGCTACTCGGAGGCCTCTCTCGTGAAGCGCATGGAGGAGCTCGGCATCGGGCGCCCCTCGACTTACGCGGCCGTGCTCCAGACCCTGCGCGACCGGGAATACGTGCGTATCGAGAAGAAGCGGCTCGTGCCCGAGGACAAGGGCCGGATCGTCACGGCCTTCCTGGAGAGCTTCTTCCGCCGCTACGTGGAATACGACTTCACGGCCGACCTTGAGGAGCAGCTCGACCGGATCTCCAATTCGGAGATCGACTGGAAGCAGGTGCTGCGCGACTTCTGGCGCGACTTCTCCGCCGCCATCGGCGGCACCAAGGAGCTGCGCACCACGGAGGTGCTCGATGCCCTCAATGAGCTTCTCGGGCCGCATATCTTTCCCGACAAGGGCGACGGCTCCAACCCGCGCACCTGCCCGACCTGCGGCACCGGGCAGCTCTCGCTGAAGCTTGGCAAGTTCGGCGCCTTCATCGGCTGCTCGAACTATCCTGAGTGCAAGTACACCCGCCAGCTCGCCGCCAACGGCGTCGAGGGCGAAGGCGACGGCTCGTCGGAGAATGGTGGGCAGCCGGGCGTGAAAGTGCTGGGCACCGATCCCGAGACCGGGCTTGAAGTTACCTTGCGCGATGGCCGATTCGGCCCGTTCGTGCAGCTCGGCGAAGGCGAGAAGCCCAAGCGCTCGTCCCTGCCAAAGGGGCTGTCTCCGGCTCTGGTCGAGCTGGAAAAGGCCTTGAAGCTCCTGGCGTTGCCGCGCCAGGTGGCGACACATCCAGAATCGGGCGAACCGATCCTGGCGAGCATCGGCCGATACGGACCCTACGTTCAGCACGGCAAGATCTATGCCAATCTCGGGCCCAGCGACGATGTGCTGGAGATCGGGGCCAACCGGGCGATCGACCTGATCGTCACGAAGGAGAGCGGTGGCGGAGGCGCCCGCCGCGGCGCGGCCGATCCGGGCCGTGCGCTGGGCGACGATCCGGAATCCGGCAAGCCGATCGTCGTGAAGGCAGGCCGGTTCGGCCCCTACGTTACCGACGGCGAGACCAACGCCACCCTGCCGCGGACGATGGCCCAGGAGGCGGTGACGCTGGACGAGGCGGTCGAGCTTCTGAAGGCGCGTCGCGCCGCCGGCCCGTCGAAGAAGGCGGCCCGCGGTCGCAAGGCTCCTGCCAAGAAGGTGGCCGCCAAGGCACCTGCCGCGAAGAAAGCCGCTCCCAAGACGGCGGCAAAAAAGGCGGCCGCCAAGAAGCCGGTGGCCAAGAAGGCGCCAGCCAAGAAGACCGCCAAGGCAGGCTGA
- a CDS encoding aspartate carbamoyltransferase catalytic subunit: protein MTDAPRSVFPHRHLLGIEGLSPLDIQALLDLADEQVEVSRQIEKSKSTLRGRTQINLFFEASTRTQSSFEIAGKRLGADVMNMQVASSSVKKGETLIDTAVTLNAMRPDIIVVRHHAAGAVHLLAQKVDCAVVNAGDGAHEHPTQALLDALTIRRNKGRIEGLTVAICGDILHSRVARSNMILLAAMGARVRLVAPSTLLPPGIARLGFETFTSMEKGLKDADIVMMLRLQRERMNGSFVPSVKEYFRFYGLDQEKLAFAKPDALVMHPGPMNRGVEISSDVADGAQSLIREQVEMGVAVRMAVLEALASHLPNR from the coding sequence ATGACTGACGCCCCCCGATCCGTTTTCCCCCACCGGCATCTCCTCGGCATCGAGGGGCTGTCTCCCCTGGATATTCAGGCGCTGCTCGATCTGGCCGACGAACAGGTCGAGGTGAGCCGCCAGATCGAGAAGAGCAAGTCGACCCTCAGGGGCCGGACGCAGATCAACCTGTTCTTCGAGGCCTCCACCCGCACGCAATCCTCCTTCGAGATCGCCGGAAAGCGGTTGGGCGCCGACGTGATGAACATGCAGGTCGCCTCGTCCTCCGTGAAGAAGGGCGAGACCCTGATCGACACGGCCGTGACGCTGAACGCCATGCGGCCCGACATCATCGTGGTGCGCCACCACGCGGCGGGCGCAGTTCACCTGCTGGCCCAGAAGGTCGATTGCGCAGTGGTTAATGCAGGCGACGGCGCCCACGAGCATCCGACGCAAGCACTGCTGGACGCGCTCACGATCCGCCGCAACAAGGGGCGGATCGAAGGCCTGACCGTGGCGATCTGCGGCGACATCCTGCATTCCCGCGTGGCGCGCTCCAACATGATCCTGCTCGCCGCCATGGGCGCGCGGGTGCGCCTCGTGGCTCCCTCGACCCTGCTGCCGCCCGGCATTGCGCGTCTCGGGTTCGAGACCTTCACCAGCATGGAGAAGGGGTTGAAGGATGCCGACATCGTCATGATGCTGCGCCTGCAGCGCGAGCGCATGAACGGCTCGTTCGTGCCCTCTGTGAAGGAATATTTCCGCTTCTACGGCCTCGATCAGGAAAAGCTCGCCTTCGCCAAACCGGACGCGCTCGTGATGCATCCCGGACCCATGAACCGGGGCGTGGAGATCTCGTCGGACGTCGCGGACGGGGCCCAGTCGCTCATCCGTGAACAGGTCGAAATGGGCGTCGCCGTGCGCATGGCGGTGCTGGAGGCTCTGGCGAGCCATCTGCCGAACCGGTGA
- a CDS encoding MgtC/SapB family protein, producing the protein MREWLSWLSVEYADQFEMMLRLCGAAIAGMTVGINRDIHNKPIGMRTLGLVALGAALVILSGSVYEGLHFGQDAVSRVVQGIMTGLGFLGAGAILRGRDQMQVQGLTTAATVWIAAGLGVTAGLGAWFITVTGTLVTLFLLTFGKRIEEVLIRLFGRSEEVDEDD; encoded by the coding sequence ATGCGGGAGTGGCTGTCCTGGCTCTCGGTTGAGTATGCCGACCAATTTGAAATGATGCTGCGCCTGTGCGGCGCGGCCATCGCCGGCATGACGGTCGGAATCAACCGGGACATCCACAACAAGCCGATTGGGATGCGGACGCTCGGTCTCGTTGCCCTAGGGGCAGCTCTCGTGATCCTGTCCGGCTCGGTCTATGAGGGACTGCATTTTGGCCAGGATGCCGTCAGCCGCGTCGTCCAAGGCATCATGACCGGGCTCGGCTTCCTGGGCGCTGGTGCGATCCTCCGCGGTCGGGACCAGATGCAGGTTCAGGGGCTGACGACGGCGGCGACCGTCTGGATTGCGGCCGGCCTCGGCGTGACGGCAGGCTTGGGCGCCTGGTTCATTACGGTTACAGGCACCCTGGTCACGCTCTTTCTTCTGACGTTCGGCAAACGGATCGAGGAGGTGCTGATTCGGCTCTTCGGCCGGAGCGAAGAGGTTGACGAGGACGATTAG
- the rnr gene encoding ribonuclease R, with translation MPKRPKADQPSLPSREEVVSFISHAQGKVGKREIAQRFGIKGDDRIWLKQILKDLEDEGILDRRGKTMHKAGQLPPVVLADITRRDQDGELIAVPTEWDEEEHGSIPTIIILSPRKPRPGMPVAGVGDRALLRVDPLKPGDIHRYSGRVIKIIAKKQAQVLGLFRALPEGGGRLVPVDKKARDQELQIRPGDEGEAKDGDLVSVAVVKHGRFGLPTAKVKERLGTIQSEKAISLIAIYAHNIPNDFPKAVLDEAASAKPVTLDRREDWRTLPLVTIDPPDAKDHDDAVHAVPDDDPNNEGGIILTVAIADVAAYVRPGSAMDREAQERGNSVYFPDRVVPMLPERISNDLCSLRPREDRPALAVRMVIGPDGRKIRHSFHRIMMRSAEKLSYQQAQAAIDGRPDDVTKPILDTILKPLWAGYELVKKARDIREPLFLDLPERKIVLNPDGTVDRVFVPERLEAHRLIEEFMILANVAAAESLEKADSDLIYRVHDEPSLEKMRSLSEVLASIGLKLPSQGALKPELFNRILRSVADTEHQLFINEVVLRSQSQAEYSAENYGHFGLNLRRYAHFTSPIRRYADLIVHRALIAANKLGRDGLPPDTTRAELIEISAKISAAERRAMAAERETIDRLIAHFLADRIGATFSGQISGVSKAGLFIKLNETGADGFVPAATIGDDYYRYDEKSHSMRGDDTGETYRLGDKVEVKLVEAAPVAGALRFEILTKGRFTGRSGPSRKGAKRPSRGAKAGAGPSPRGRSPTRVKVKRRERG, from the coding sequence TTGCCCAAACGTCCGAAAGCCGACCAGCCGTCCCTTCCCTCCCGCGAGGAGGTGGTGTCCTTCATCTCCCATGCGCAGGGCAAGGTCGGCAAGCGGGAGATCGCACAGCGCTTCGGCATCAAAGGCGACGACCGGATCTGGCTCAAGCAGATCCTCAAGGACCTGGAGGATGAGGGTATCCTCGACCGACGGGGCAAGACGATGCACAAGGCCGGCCAGCTCCCCCCGGTCGTTCTGGCGGACATCACCCGGCGGGACCAGGACGGCGAGCTGATTGCCGTCCCGACCGAATGGGACGAGGAGGAGCACGGCTCCATCCCGACGATCATCATCCTGTCCCCGCGCAAGCCGCGCCCCGGCATGCCCGTCGCGGGCGTGGGCGACCGGGCTCTGCTGCGGGTCGACCCGCTCAAGCCCGGCGACATCCACCGCTATTCCGGCCGCGTGATCAAGATCATCGCCAAGAAGCAGGCGCAGGTGCTCGGCCTCTTCCGAGCCCTACCGGAAGGCGGAGGCCGGCTCGTGCCGGTCGACAAGAAGGCGCGCGACCAGGAACTCCAGATCAGACCTGGCGACGAGGGCGAGGCGAAGGACGGCGACCTGGTCTCCGTGGCGGTGGTGAAGCACGGGCGCTTCGGCCTTCCTACGGCCAAGGTGAAGGAGCGCCTGGGCACGATCCAATCGGAGAAGGCCATCAGCCTCATCGCGATATACGCCCACAACATTCCCAACGACTTCCCGAAAGCGGTGCTGGACGAGGCCGCGAGCGCGAAGCCCGTGACCCTGGACCGTCGCGAGGACTGGCGCACCCTGCCCCTGGTCACGATCGACCCGCCTGATGCGAAGGACCATGACGATGCGGTCCATGCCGTCCCGGACGATGATCCGAACAATGAGGGCGGCATCATCCTGACGGTCGCCATCGCCGATGTGGCGGCCTATGTGCGCCCCGGCTCGGCCATGGACCGGGAGGCGCAGGAGCGCGGAAACTCGGTCTATTTCCCCGACCGTGTCGTGCCGATGCTGCCGGAGCGTATCTCCAACGACCTGTGCTCGTTGCGGCCGCGTGAGGACCGCCCTGCCCTCGCGGTTCGCATGGTGATCGGTCCCGACGGTCGGAAGATTCGGCACAGCTTCCACCGGATCATGATGCGCTCGGCGGAGAAGCTGTCCTATCAGCAGGCCCAGGCGGCCATCGACGGCCGGCCTGACGACGTGACGAAGCCCATCCTCGACACGATCCTCAAACCTCTCTGGGCCGGCTACGAGCTGGTCAAGAAAGCCCGTGATATCCGCGAGCCGCTGTTCCTCGACCTGCCCGAGCGCAAGATCGTGCTCAATCCCGACGGCACCGTGGACCGCGTGTTCGTTCCGGAACGGCTCGAGGCGCACAGGCTCATCGAGGAGTTCATGATCCTCGCCAACGTGGCCGCGGCCGAGAGCCTGGAAAAGGCCGATTCCGATCTGATCTACCGGGTCCACGATGAGCCTTCGCTCGAGAAGATGCGGTCGCTGAGCGAGGTGCTCGCCTCGATCGGGCTGAAGCTCCCGAGCCAGGGGGCACTGAAGCCCGAACTGTTCAACCGCATCCTGCGCAGCGTCGCGGACACGGAGCACCAGCTCTTCATCAACGAAGTGGTGCTCCGCTCCCAGTCCCAGGCCGAATACTCGGCGGAGAACTACGGCCATTTCGGCCTGAACCTCCGGCGCTATGCCCATTTCACCTCTCCGATCCGCCGGTATGCTGACCTGATCGTCCACCGGGCGCTGATCGCCGCGAACAAGCTGGGCCGGGATGGATTGCCGCCTGACACGACCCGGGCCGAACTGATCGAGATCAGCGCCAAGATCTCGGCCGCGGAGCGTCGCGCCATGGCGGCGGAGCGTGAGACAATCGACCGCCTGATCGCGCACTTCCTTGCCGACCGGATCGGCGCCACATTCTCCGGACAGATCTCGGGGGTGTCGAAGGCGGGCCTCTTCATCAAGCTGAACGAGACCGGAGCGGACGGCTTCGTTCCGGCGGCCACGATCGGCGACGACTACTACCGCTATGACGAGAAGAGCCATTCCATGCGCGGAGACGACACGGGGGAAACCTATCGTCTCGGCGACAAGGTGGAGGTGAAGCTGGTCGAGGCGGCGCCCGTCGCCGGCGCGCTGCGCTTCGAGATCCTCACGAAGGGGCGCTTCACCGGCCGGAGCGGCCCGTCGCGAAAGGGCGCGAAGCGCCCCTCGCGCGGAGCAAAGGCGGGTGCCGGGCCGTCCCCGAGGGGACGCTCCCCGACGCGCGTGAAGGTCAAGCGGCGCGAACGCGGCTGA